In the Flagellimonas sp. MMG031 genome, one interval contains:
- a CDS encoding DUF4260 domain-containing protein, giving the protein MKTTLKLEELLMFVLGIYLFSLLDYAWWWFLVLILIPDIGMIGYAFGNRAGAFSYNLFHHKGLALVIYLTGVYFSLPLCQLIGIILFSHSALDRMLGYGLKYEKGFKFTHLGEIGK; this is encoded by the coding sequence ATGAAAACAACCCTAAAATTGGAGGAGTTGCTGATGTTCGTCCTGGGCATATACCTGTTTAGCCTGTTGGATTATGCTTGGTGGTGGTTTTTAGTGTTGATTTTGATACCCGACATTGGAATGATCGGATATGCTTTTGGGAACCGAGCAGGTGCTTTTTCCTATAACCTTTTCCATCACAAAGGTTTGGCCTTGGTCATCTACCTAACGGGGGTGTACTTTTCCCTACCTTTATGCCAGTTGATTGGGATAATTTTGTTTTCCCATTCCGCGTTGGACAGGATGTTGGGTTACGGATTAAAATATGAAAAAGGATTCAAGTTTACCCATTTGGGTGAAATCGGAAAATAA
- a CDS encoding DUF4230 domain-containing protein: MGEIVDIILGLILGAILMYWVYSLFRKKKSKEITQQQSTVILNKIRSVCKLVSVEGDFAEIYHYENTKDRFMSLFRSKKKALIVIKAKAHIGYDLNKLNMRADNDRKRIILSHFPEPEVLSIEPDLQFYDIKNGIFNSFSPTDLTNLNQEAKEHIKQKIPESGLMETAKNEAMQAVLVVEKIVETIGWTLDYSALGLPVTEQQSLET; this comes from the coding sequence ATGGGTGAGATTGTAGATATCATTTTAGGGCTGATTTTGGGAGCGATATTAATGTATTGGGTCTATTCCCTGTTCCGCAAAAAGAAGAGCAAGGAAATTACCCAACAACAGTCTACCGTTATCCTGAACAAGATTCGAAGTGTTTGTAAATTGGTGTCCGTTGAAGGGGATTTTGCCGAAATCTATCATTACGAAAACACCAAAGATCGTTTTATGAGCCTGTTCCGAAGCAAGAAAAAGGCATTGATCGTGATTAAGGCCAAGGCCCATATCGGATACGACCTGAACAAATTGAACATGCGGGCGGACAATGATCGAAAACGAATCATTCTAAGCCATTTTCCAGAACCGGAAGTGTTGTCCATTGAACCCGACCTGCAGTTTTACGATATAAAAAATGGAATTTTCAATAGCTTTTCGCCTACAGATTTGACCAACCTCAATCAAGAGGCCAAAGAGCACATCAAACAGAAAATACCAGAAAGCGGATTGATGGAAACGGCCAAAAATGAAGCCATGCAGGCTGTTTTGGTCGTGGAAAAAATAGTGGAGACCATCGGTTGGACCTTGGATTACTCCGCTTTGGGACTGCCCGTCACCGAACAACAATCTTTAGAAACCTAA
- a CDS encoding Dabb family protein has translation MKTKMFTLLLVGMISVMSNAQESDKTMFDRTFAHVVYFWFKNPDSQAARDTFEASLTKFLNNSQYAKTKFIGRPPNAIRDVVDDSFTYSLILSFGSAEDQAAYQEEPPHKVFIEECQDLWEKVIVYDSQGIPQ, from the coding sequence ATGAAAACCAAAATGTTTACCCTACTTCTGGTAGGAATGATATCCGTTATGAGCAACGCACAAGAATCCGATAAAACCATGTTTGACCGCACTTTTGCGCACGTGGTCTATTTTTGGTTCAAGAATCCCGATAGTCAAGCCGCCCGGGATACCTTCGAGGCATCGTTGACCAAATTTTTGAACAATTCCCAATATGCGAAGACCAAATTTATTGGCAGACCGCCAAATGCGATTCGTGATGTAGTGGATGATTCGTTTACCTACTCGTTGATTCTTTCATTTGGATCTGCCGAAGACCAAGCTGCCTATCAAGAGGAACCACCGCACAAGGTGTTCATTGAGGAGTGCCAAGATCTTTGGGAAAAAGTGATCGTATACGACTCGCAGGGCATACCACAATGA
- a CDS encoding MmcQ/YjbR family DNA-binding protein — MNVEELRELCISKKGVTEEFPFDESTLVFKVMGKMFALVALERLPPQCNLKCDPERSEELRETYDGFIVPGYHMSKKHWNTLFLEQLPPQLIKDLVNHSYELVVSGLTKKLQQELHNLD, encoded by the coding sequence ATGAATGTAGAAGAACTTCGCGAACTGTGTATCTCCAAAAAGGGAGTAACGGAGGAATTTCCCTTTGACGAAAGTACTTTGGTGTTTAAAGTGATGGGAAAAATGTTTGCGCTCGTGGCTTTGGAACGGCTGCCGCCCCAGTGCAATCTGAAGTGCGACCCCGAAAGGTCCGAGGAACTTCGCGAGACTTATGACGGCTTTATTGTGCCGGGCTATCACATGAGCAAAAAGCATTGGAACACTCTGTTTTTGGAACAACTCCCACCACAATTGATCAAGGATCTGGTCAACCACTCCTATGAGCTCGTCGTATCGGGATTGACCAAAAAGCTTCAACAAGAGCTTCACAATTTAGACTGA